A window of the Hordeum vulgare subsp. vulgare chromosome 5H, MorexV3_pseudomolecules_assembly, whole genome shotgun sequence genome harbors these coding sequences:
- the LOC123394920 gene encoding uncharacterized protein At4g22758-like, translating into MAVAVPSTLPMKLRRVEPRGKAAAAGVARVLVTVTVLGSAGPLRFLVDEGESVNGLIRSALRFYAREGRMPLLGADAANFLLYTANGRSDALKSDERISFNGCRSFMLWQKTVADKNGSEPVVATTVNSSPGRKGIGGWKFGLNKILLNFSFKV; encoded by the exons ATGGCTGTCGCTGTGCCCTCGACGCTGCCGATGAAGCTTAGGAGGGTTGAGCCCCGTGGCAAGGCCGCTGCGGCAGGGGTGGCGCGCGTGCTGGTGACGGTCACCGTGCTCGGGAGCGCCGGGCCGCTCCGCTTCCTGGTCGACGAGGGCGAGTCGGTCAACGGGCTCATCCGCTCCGCGCTCCGATTCTACGCCCGAGAGGGCCGCATGCCGCTGCTCGGCGCCGACGCTGCCAACTTCCTTCTCTACACCGCCAATGGCAGATCCGACG CTCTCAAGTCCGATGAGAGGATCAGCTTCAATGGATGCAGGAGCTTCATGCTATGGCAGAAGACTGTCGCCGACAAGAATGGGTCTGAGCCAGTGGTGGCTACCACGGTTAATTCTAGCCCAGGCAGAAAGGGGATCGGCGGCTGGAAATTTGGCCTAAACAAGATCCTTCTCAACTTCAGCTTCAAGGTGTGA